In Populus alba chromosome 1, ASM523922v2, whole genome shotgun sequence, a single window of DNA contains:
- the LOC118037706 gene encoding subtilisin-like protease SBT5.4 → MAAFSSRGPSLIEPAILKPDVTAPGVDVIAAYTEAIGPSELPFDKRRTPYITMSGTSMSCPHVSGIVGLLKAIHPDWSPAAIKSAIMTTAKTKSNSKKRILDADGQPATPFAYGAGHVNPNLAADPGLVYDTNVIDYLNFLCAHGYNSTFIIEFSGVPYKCPENASLAEFNYPSITVPDLNGPVTVTRRVKNVGAPGTYTVKVKAPPKVSVVVEPSSLEFKKAGEEKIFKVTFKPVVNGMPKDYTFGHLTWSDSNGHRVKSPLVVKHA, encoded by the exons ATGGCTGCATTCTCATCAAGGGGACCGAGTTTAATTGAGCCAGCAATACTTAAG CCGGATGTCACTGCACCTGGGGTTGATGTAATCGCTGCTTACACTGAAGCTATAGGGCCGTCTGAACTACCTTTTGACAAGCGTCGGACACCTTACATCACCATGTCCGGCACTTCAATGTCATGCCCTCATGTTTCCGGCATTGTCGGCCTCCTTAAAGCTATCCATCCAGATTGGAGTCCAGCTGCTATTAAATCTGCAATCATGACAACAG caaaaacaaaatctaactCCAAGAAGAGAATACTCGATGCTGATGGCCAACCTGCGACACCATTTGCATACGGTGCAGGACATGTGAATCCAAATCTTGCAGCAGATCCTGGCCTAGTTTATGACACCAACGTGATTGATTACCTTAACTTCTTATGTGCCCATGGCTATAACAGTACCTTCATAATAGAATTCTCAGGTGTGCCGTATAAATGTCCTGAGAATGCTAGCTTGGCTGAGTTCAACTATCCTTCAATCACAGTACCCGATCTTAATGGCCCGGTAACTGTCACTCGCCGAGTGAAGAACGTAGGGGCTCCGGGCACATACACCGTCAAAGTCAAGGCACCACCTAAGGTTTCAGTGGTTGTTGAACCTTCAAGCTTGGAATTCAAGAAAGCCGGTGAAGAGAAGATTTTCAAGGTTACTTTCAAGCCTGTAGTGAATGGAATGCCGAAAGACTACACCTTTGGGCACCTTACGTGGTCAGATAGCAACGGCCACCGTGTCAAGAGTCCTCTTGTGGTGAAGCATGCGTAG
- the LOC140955348 gene encoding cuscuta receptor 1-like has product MGLFLQVLTVLVITVSLQGWVALGCLEEERIALLHLKDSLNYPNGTSLPSWMKADVHCCSWEGIVCNSSTGRVIELLLGSVRNQELGDWYFNASLFLPFQQLNVLDLWNNSIAGWVENKGLLS; this is encoded by the coding sequence ATGGGGCTGTTCCTTCAGGTGTTGACGGTGTTAGTGATAACGGTTTCCCTGCAAGGATGGGTGGCTCTTGGCTGCTTGGAGGAAGAGAGGATCGCTCTGTTGCACCTCAAAGATTCTCTTAACTATCCCAATGGCACCTCCCTTCCCTCCTGGATGAAAGCTGACGTCCACTGTTGTTCTTGGGAAGGTATTGTCTGCAACAGCAGTACAGGTCGAGTCATCGAACTCTTACTTGGGAGCGTAAGGAACCAGGAGCTGGGAGATTGGTACTTCAATGCCTCCTTGTTTCTTCCTTTCCAACAACTCAACGTTCTCGACTTGTGGAATAATAGCATAGCCGGTTGGGTTGAGAACAAAGGTTTGCTCTCTTAA
- the LOC118037707 gene encoding cuscuta receptor 1-like, producing the protein MTSLKTLDLVGCKLDGQIPRAQGLCDLNHLQELNMHDNDLNGFLPPCLANLTSLQRLDLSSNNLKIPMSLSPLYNLSKLKSFDGSGNEIFAEEDDHNLSPKVQLESLSLRGRGQDAGALPKFFYHQFSLQYLNLANIQIKGEFSNWLIENNTYLRVLYLENCSLSGPFLLPKNSHVNLSSLSISMNHFQGQIPSEIGARLPGLAVLLMSDNGFSGSIPFSLGNITWMQILDLSNNNLQGQISEWIGNMSSLEFLDLSGNNFSGHLPPRFGTSSSLKSVYLSRNKLQGPITMAFYNPAKIVALDLSHNNLTSTIPEWIGRLSNLRFLLLSYNNLEGEIPIQLSRLDQLTLIDLSHNHLSGSILSWMISTNPFTYLYNSYDSQQSFEFTTKNVSLSYRGINMWYFIGIDFSCNNFTGKIPPEIGNLSMIKALNLSHNSLTGPIPPTFSNLKEIESLDLSFNKLDGEIPPRLTELFSIEVFSVAHNNLSGKTPARVAQFATFEASCYKDNYFLCGEPLPKICGAAMPPSPTPTSTNNEDNGGFMDMEVFYVTFWVAYIMVLLVIGAILHINPYWRRAWFHFVEVSINNCYYFLVDNLPILSKFGFS; encoded by the exons ATGACCTCTCTCAAAACTTTGGATTTGGTGGGCTGCAAACTAGATGGCCAAATACCTAGAGCTCAAG GCCTATGTGACTTAAATCATCTCCAAGAGCTGAATATGCATGACAATGATCTTAATGGTTTCTTGCCTCCGTGTCTGGCGAATCTAACTTCCCTTCAACGACTAGATCTCTCTTCCAACAACTTGAAGATTCCTATGTCATTGAGCCCATTATACAACCTTTCAAAACTCAAGTCTTTTGATGGGTCGGGTAATGAAATATTCGCAGAAGAAGATGATCATAATCTGAGCCCAAAGGTCCAGTTAGAGTCCCTCTCTTTAAGAGGTCGTGGACAAGATGCGGGTGCATTACCCAAGTTCTTTTACCATCAGTTTAGCCTGCAATATTTGAACCTTGCAAACATCCAAATAAAGGGAGAGTTTTCAAATTGGTTGATTGAGAACAACACATACCTACGAGTGCTTTATTTAGAAAACTGTTCTCTTTCGGGTCCATTCTTGTTGCCAAAGAATTCTCATGTGAATTTGTCATCCCTAAGTATATCCATGAATCATTTCCAAGGCCAAATACCTTCAGAAATCGGAGCTCGTTTGCCAGGGTTAGCGGTTTTACTTATGTCTGACAATGGTTTCAGTGGAAGCATTCCTTTTTCGTTGGGTAACATTACCTGGATGCAAATATTAGACCTGTCCAACAACAATTTGCAAGGTCAAATCTCTGAATGGATAGGGAATATGTCTTCTCTTGAATTCTTGGACTTATCAGGGAACAATTTCTCCGGTCATTTACCACCTAGATTCGGCACTTCTTCAAGTTTGAAATCTGTTTATTTGTCTAGAAATAAGTTGCAAGGACCGATCACAATGGCATTTTATAACCCCGCTAAGATAGTGGCATTGGATCTTTCCCATAATAATTTAACTAGTACAATTCCAGAATGGATTGGCAGGCTATCTAACTTGAGATTTCTACTCTTGAGTTATAACAATCTTGAAGGTGAAATCCCAATTCAATTATCCAGGTTGGACCAATTAACCTTGATTGATCTTTCTCATAATCACCTTTCTGGTAGCATCCTCTCTTGGATGATATCTACTAATCCTTTCACATATTTATACAATTCTTATGATTCACAACAATCCTTCGAGTTTACAACAAAGAATGTATCCCTTTCTTATAGAGGCATCAATATGTGGTACTTCATAGGAATTGATTTCTCATGCAACAATTTCACCGGGAAGATTCCTCCTGAAATTGGAAACCTCAGTATGATCAAGGCATTGAACCTTTCGCACAACAGTTTGACCGGACCAATTCCACCAACATTTTCAAACTTAAAGGAAATAGAGAGCTTGGATCTTTCCTTCAACAAACTGGATGGAGAAATCCCACCTCGACTTACTGAACTATTTTCTATAGAAGTTTTTAGTGTGGCTCACAATAATTTGTCCGGTAAGACTCCTGCGAGAGTTGCACAATTTGCCACGTTTGAGGCGAGCTGCTATAAAGACAACTATTTTCTTTGTGGAGAACCGCTACCCAAAATATGTGGTGCGGCTATGCCACCATCACCAACACCAACTTCAACGAACAATGAAGATAATGGTGGCTTCATGGATATGGAGGTTTTCTATGTGACCTTTTGGGTTGCATACATCATGGTGCTGCTGGTGATAGGTGCAATTTTGCATATAAATCCATATTGGCGACGAGCATGGTTTCACTTTGTTGAGGTGAGCATCAACAATTGCTATTATTTTCTAGTGGACAACCTTCCTATTTTATCAAAGTTTGGGTTTTCATAG